The window GTTATCtacatttcataaaatttaattatgataCTCATTATTACtcaaataaaatagttttaccTCGTTTTATTAACTCTTGACCTTCCTCAACAAGGTCTGTTGTAAACTCATCATCATCAAGAAATTGTTGAAAACCTAACATAGAAAGCAATCTACTTCCTAGGCTAAAGTATGTTGCTAGACAAAATGCTAGAATAGCCATTGGAAAATATACATTAAATCCATCAGATATAATGGAAATAACATCCATATGCCCCATtacctaaataaataaattacagaatgaatttcaaatttattatgaaaatcttataaaaatgaaaatcttaaaaaaaatcTTATGAAAATCTTATACTCATATATTTACTTGAGTGTAATGAGTTTCCAAAATGTGAGTTTTAATAATATGTGAATCCATGTGTATAAGACCCAGAAAGTTTAAACACATAGGTGGTGTAAGACGGCATAACATCATTCCACTAAATATTAAACTATACTCATTAGTCTGATGATGGGGTGCCAAGTAATATAAATTCAATACACGAATTTTTAAAACAGTTGAATAAGCACAGTAACAAAGGTAAGCAATTATCATCATTGATAATACCTACAAAAAGCATTTTAGCTatctcttccttccttttgcattaatttttaaaacaagtcttatttgttaatatcaaatctaaatatatattcttaCCTCAATGGTAAAATAATCGTAATTTTCTTTAGCTAGATTCAAAAATTGGGCAAATAATGATAACACtggagttttattaaaaaatgttacttcTGACCATACTACAGCTATTGAAAGACATCCAGTGCAAACAGCTATAATTTTTTGTACATAACTCCTTATGACACATTTCCAATACCActctaaaaattttaatatatttataaaagctaAAGAAAAGACCATGTGTTTCTATAATCGTTTACTGTTTAAAGCTTACCAATAACTGGACTGTAAACAACACGAAGTGGAAATGAACGATGTGTAGGAAAAGTTGTTTTAAACCTTTTATCATCACTTACTTGATTTTTTGCTATATCCTctaaatcaattattttatcaaCCAAAATTCCCCATTGAGTTTCTATACGTTGTAAAGTTTGcaatgcttttattgtctaataaaaaataaaaatgaataaattattatgctTACATAAACAATGCATTCAAAATGTTCCACGACTCATTATTATTAAGAAGGGAGCTTTTaaggtaaatgaaattttatctattatttaacaTACATTCCTTTTCCCTCTATATAAATTATAGATCATCCGTACAACTGTTGAAAGGCGAATGTGTACCCCTCTTTTGAAATTGTATTTAGAACAGCTGCCACATTTTTGTTGCCCTTTTAGTGACATGTTTAGCTTAGGAAACAGAAAGAACTCAACAGGAGCAAAATCTGGGAAATAGGCTGGTCCCAGGCAATCCATCAACCAAGTATCAAACAGCTGAACGGTGCAATCCAGAAGATGTATGACTAGCGAAAATGAAGGTCACAAAAtcagaaatgaaaataatgttGATCGCATTTTTTGATTCAAGAggattcattattattatatataattcatgTCCCCTAGCCAGACTGTAACTGGATCATTTCAGAATTACTTGATCGCCTTTTGAAAAGAATTTGTAGGGTTAGACGGGACGTGTATTAATCACACTTGATTACCTTGCAATTTTTTGCTAGAAAATCAGTCATAGTGATTAATAACCACTCTACTTCTCAAATTTGACTCCTGCTGACTTCTTCCTGTTCTCTAAGCTGAAGGTGGCACTGAAAGGGCAGCATTTTGACGATatagaaacaattaaaaaaaatgtgaCAGTCGttttgaatataattttaaaagagaACTACGCACATGCTTTCCAATGGTTGTATGAATGATCTAAAATTTGTATAGAGAGGAAAGGGATGTGTTGAATActagataataaaatttcatttaccttAAAAACTGTATTTTTAACAACATTAGTCCTTGGATGATCTGAATGCAcagtatatttatacattagatatatttaaatatatatgattaATAACAAACTTGTCTATGTAAACGTATTAATGCTTTTTCGGATGGTGTATCTGTTGGTGTATCATCTGGTAGTTGTCTTCTATTCATTCTGTCTTTTAATTCTGCaggaattttttgaaaaatcgtTTCTAAATTACAATGAAAAGGATGTCCTGGTCCAATAGATACTGTAGCAGCTTGTAaagactaaaaaataaaataaatacaacataatgataaatacaaataaatgagaattagataaaatatttaattacctcAAGTATGTCATCTACTGTTTCCTCTGCTTCACATTTATCCAAACTTAATTTAGCAACTTTAAAATAGCTATAATTCAAAGTGTATCCAGGTTTACTAGCATTCCATAATCCCCGAGGAACTTCTACAAGTGCGTATCCAAGTAGTAATACCAGTAAGAATAAACCCCAGGTATTTGATGCAGATGATGCTATAGCTTTTAATTTTTGACtaaaacatatacatacataaacccataatatatatttttacatttatcataCTAATGTATCTTACCCATCAAGATCAAAACCAGGTTTTAATGCTATATATATTAGGAGGATACCACATATGAACAAATAACTTCCATAATATATAGCATTATCTATTAAAGCAGACTTTAGCTTTCCTTGAACTGTGAAATCTCCTGCTTTTATATAAGATTGCATAAGTGGTAATATCAACCATGTTAAACATTGTGAAGTCCAATACACAATTCTCCataaatttggaaatatatgtTCTGGTACATTAGGCCAAGGTTCTTTACAAGTATGAAATGGGACTGTTGTTGTACTGTCAGAGTTTATTTTTGtgctattataaatatttttttcatcacATTGTCTATAGACAgtctataaaaaaataataaacttaaatgtattaattattttaatattacttaaattaGTAAATATTATTACTTACAGATGAAACATCTAAAGGTAAGATAAATATTATCAGCAGTGAAAAATACCATGCTATGAGTACAGAGATTGTAACAATAATATGTTGCCGAAAAATATTaccatatttatataataaagtgGCAGCAAGGCAAAATGCTACCACAATTTCTGTCAAGAATATTCCAAGAACCATTTTGGtgatttctaattttatctcaccataactttataattattttgccTTTAGTTTTATATCTTATTCATTATCATTTGCATTATTATATTCTACTGCTTCTCGGATCTTTAATTCAGCATCCTTTTGCATCTTCTCTAACTTCTCTAATGTAACTGATTTTAAAGGAATTAATTTAGGTTTACAAAGTATATAATCCAAATTTTCTTCCTGGTATAGCAAGCTTTGCCTAGGAAGGATTATGTCAATCTTTTCTGAAGAATTATCCATCAACTCTGACATTTTTGCTAAAATTAAAACGGATATTTGTGTTTATATATATGaggttatatttaattttaaataaatatttgtaaattatttccaAATAGATGTAGTACATAATTTCTCATAGTATGTATGCatacattttgtattttttaatttattttatataactttaaataaaaaatacaaatagatTATATACAAGAATTATCGTTCTCAAAATCAATCGCTTGAACATTTGCTGACAGATACAAAATGTAACTATTATAAACGCTTTCGAGGGACGAATAGAATATTAAACAGTGATAAAGATAACAAAAAATTCGAGTGTAAAAATTAACAGAAGGTTATTTGTTAATCACGTTCCACATATTTACTTCGATGGCTACCAAAGTCATCTACACCTTAAATTATCggtatttatattataacgtactttTATCATTGAAAAATACACTTTATCCATTTCTT is drawn from Bombus terrestris chromosome 12, iyBomTerr1.2, whole genome shotgun sequence and contains these coding sequences:
- the LOC100643253 gene encoding LMBR1 domain-containing protein 2 homolog, coding for MVLGIFLTEIVVAFCLAATLLYKYGNIFRQHIIVTISVLIAWYFSLLIIFILPLDVSSTVYRQCDEKNIYNSTKINSDSTTTVPFHTCKEPWPNVPEHIFPNLWRIVYWTSQCLTWLILPLMQSYIKAGDFTVQGKLKSALIDNAIYYGSYLFICGILLIYIALKPGFDLDGQKLKAIASSASNTWGLFLLVLLLGYALVEVPRGLWNASKPGYTLNYSYFKVAKLSLDKCEAEETVDDILESLQAATVSIGPGHPFHCNLETIFQKIPAELKDRMNRRQLPDDTPTDTPSEKALIRLHRQTIKALQTLQRIETQWGILVDKIIDLEDIAKNQVSDDKRFKTTFPTHRSFPLRVVYSPVIEWYWKCVIRSYVQKIIAVCTGCLSIAVVWSEVTFFNKTPVLSLFAQFLNLAKENYDYFTIEVLSMMIIAYLCYCAYSTVLKIRVLNLYYLAPHHQTNEYSLIFSGMMLCRLTPPMCLNFLGLIHMDSHIIKTHILETHYTQVMGHMDVISIISDGFNVYFPMAILAFCLATYFSLGSRLLSMLGFQQFLDDDEFTTDLVEEGQELIKRERRKRQRTEDLMYRRREFQERFSSATSSSRYRTSRQSTDTVRPLKRDESVESARAGLLRDFDPAEYYIGMATGVDSYGANNSYDTGYQADDFYEGHMDNARAFITNTNRIGPPQRGLFDDI